A genome region from Hippopotamus amphibius kiboko isolate mHipAmp2 chromosome 1, mHipAmp2.hap2, whole genome shotgun sequence includes the following:
- the ESPN gene encoding espin isoform X1 — protein sequence MALEQALQAARQGDLDVLRSLHAARLLAPSQRDPLDALPVHYAARAGRLHCLRFLVEEAGLPAAARARNGATPAHDAAATGHLSCLQWLLSQGGCSVWDKDSSGATVLHLAARFGHPEVVNWLLRHGGGDPTAATDTGALPVHYAAAKGDFPSLRLLVGRHPEGVNAQTQNGATPLYLACQEGHLEVTQYLVQECGADPHLSAHDGMTPLHAAAQMGHSPVIVWLVSCTDVSLSEQDKDGATAMHFAASRGHAKVLSWLLLHGGEISADLWGGTPLHDAAENGELECCQILVVNGAELDVRDRDGYTAADLADYNGHSHCTRYLRTVENLSLEHRVLSRDPSADLETKQPDSGMSSPNTTMSVQPPNFDLSSPTSTLSNYDSCSSSHSSIKGRQPPRELPSTRAADIQSYVDMLSPEPGPPQGKMEKPKAPPPPPSFPPPPPPPGTQLPPPPPGYPAPKPPAGLQAADIYMQTKNRLRHVETQAFKKELGSRDGRLGLRRQDSSRKPRAFSKQPSTGDYYRQLGRHPGEPSAARLGMAHSEEVRARQPAPAGRRGPGRAARVSLAGPSAPPQAALLPGTRVHNGCGADPKGSRELPPPPPPPPPLPEALSSPPPAPPLPFEGAGSGCGQRRSSSSTGSTKSFNMMSPTGDNSELLAEIKAGKSLKPTPQSKGLTTVFSGSGQPASQPDSPLPPPASPAPSRARSPTPPATGSQPLLNGSVAPAPPTTPAPGVQLDVEALIPTHDEQGRPIPEWKRQVMVRKLQLKMQEEEEQRRKEEEEEAWLASMPAWRRDILRKKLEEEREQKRKEEERQKQEEMQREKEQSEKLRTLGYDESKLAPWQRQIILKKGDIAKY from the exons ATGGCCCTGGAGCAGGCGCTGCAGGCGGCGCGCCAGGGCGACCTGGACGTGCTGAGGTCCCTGCACGCCGCCCGCCTGCTGGCGCCCTCGCAGCGCGACCCGCTGGACGCGCTGCCGGTGCACTACGCGGCCCGCGCGGGCAGGCTGCACTGCCTGCGCTTCCTGGTGGAGGAGGCCGGCCTGCCCGCCGCGGCCCGCGCGCGCAACGGCGCCACGCCGGCCCACGACGCCGCCGCCACCGGCCACCTCTCCTGCCTGCAGTGGCTGCTCTCGCAGGGCGGCTGCAGCGTGTGG GACAAAGACAGTTCTGGTGCCACAGTCCTACACCTGGCTGCCCGCTTCGGCCACCCTGAGGTGGTGAACTGGCTGCTGCGTCACGGCGGTGGGGACCCCACCGCGGCCACAGACACAGGCGCCCTGCCTGTTCACTATGCCGCCGCCAAAGGAGACTTCCCCTCCCTGAGGCTTCTCGTCGGGCGCCACCCTGA GGGAGTGAATGCCCAAACCCAGAACGGTGCCACGCCCCTGTACCTGGCGTGCCAGGAGGGCCACCTGGAGGTGACGCAGTACCTGGTGCAGGAGTGCGGCGCGGACCCGCACCTGAGCGCCCACGACGGCATGACCCCTCTGCACGCCGCGGCGCAGATGGGCCACAGCCCGGTCATCGTGTGGCTG GTGAGCTGCACCGACGTGAGCCTGTCGGAGCAGGACAAGGACGGCGCCACGGCCATGCATTTCGCGGCGAGCCGCGGCCACGCCAAAGTGCTCAGCTGGCTCCTGCTGCACGGCGGCGAGATCTCGGCCGACCTGTGGGGCGGGACCCCGCTGCATGACGCCGCCGAGAACGGGGAGCTGGAG TGCTGTCAGATCCTCGTAGTGAACGGCGCGGAGCTGGACGTCCGCGACCGCGACGGGTACACGGCCGCCGACCTCGCGGACTACAACGGCCACAGCCACTGCACCCGCTACCTGCGCACGGTGGAGAACCTG AGCCTGGAGCACCGCGTGCTGTCCCGGGATCCGTCCGCTGACCTGGAGACCAAGCAGCCTGACTCGGGCATGTCCTCGCCCAACACCACCATGTCGGTGCAGCCGCCGAACTTTGACCTCAGCTCGCCCACCAGCACCCTCTCCAACTACGACTCCTGCTCCTCCAGCCACTCCAGCATCAAGGGCCGGCAACCCCCGCGTG agCTTCCCAGCACAAGAGCTGCAGACATACAGAGTTATGTGGACATGCTGAGCCCAGAGCCGGGCCCGCCCCAGGGCAAGATGGAGAAACCCAAAGCACCGCCGCCACCACCCAGCTTCCctccaccgcccccacccccaggcacccagctgcccccacccccgccaggctACCCAGCTCCCAAGCCCCCTGCAGGGCTCCAAGCAGCTGACATCTACATGCAGACAAAGAACAGACTCCGCCACGTGGAGACCCAGGCCTTCAAGAAGGAG CTGGGCTCCCGCGACGGCCGCCTCGGGCTGCGGAGGCAGGACTCCAGCCGCAAGCCCCGCGCCTTCAGCAAGCAGCCCAGCACGGGGGACTACTACCGCCAGCTGGGCCGCCACCCTGGGGAGCCGTCGGCCGCACGCCTGGGCATGGCGCACAGCGAGGAGGTGCGTGCCCGCCAGCCCGCACCCGCCGGCCGTCGGGGCCCCGGCCGGGCCGCCCGCGTCTCACTCGCTGGCCCCTCCGCTCCCCCGCAGGCGGCGCTGCTCCCCGGGACCCGCGTGCACAACGGCTGCGGCGCGGACCCCAAGGGGTCCAGGGAgctgcccccgccgcccccgccgccgccgcccctgcCCGAGGCCCTGAGCTCGCCGCCGCCTGCGCCGCCTCTGCCCTTCGAGGGCGCTGGCTCCGGCTGCGGGCAACGTCGCTCCTCCTCGTCCACTGGCA GCACCAAGTCTTTCAACATGATGTCCCCGACGGGCGACAACTCGGAGCTGCTGGCTGAGATCAAGGCGGGCAAGAGTCTGAAGCCGACGCCGCAGAGCAAGGGACTGACCACGGTTTTCTCGGGCAGTGGACAGCCGGCATCCCAG CCCGACTCACCGCTGCCGCCGCCGGCGTCGCCGGCACCGTCACGGGCCCGGAGCCCCACCCCGCCGGCCACGGGGTCCCAGCCGCTGCTCAACGGCAGCGTGGCGCCGGCGCCGCCCACCACCCCTGCGCCGGGCGTGCAGCTCGACGTGGAGGCGCTCATCCCCACGCACGACGAGCAGGGCCGGCCCATCCCCGAGTGGAAGCGCCAGGTGATGGTGCGCAAGCTGCAGCTGAagatgcaggaggaggaggagcagaggcgGAAG
- the ESPN gene encoding espin isoform X2: MALEQALQAARQGDLDVLRSLHAARLLAPSQRDPLDALPVHYAARAGRLHCLRFLVEEAGLPAAARARNGATPAHDAAATGHLSCLQWLLSQGGCSVWDKDSSGATVLHLAARFGHPEVVNWLLRHGGGDPTAATDTGALPVHYAAAKGDFPSLRLLVGRHPEGVNAQTQNGATPLYLACQEGHLEVTQYLVQECGADPHLSAHDGMTPLHAAAQMGHSPVIVWLVSCTDVSLSEQDKDGATAMHFAASRGHAKVLSWLLLHGGEISADLWGGTPLHDAAENGELECCQILVVNGAELDVRDRDGYTAADLADYNGHSHCTRYLRTVENLSLEHRVLSRDPSADLETKQPDSGMSSPNTTMSVQPPNFDLSSPTSTLSNYDSCSSSHSSIKGRQPPRELPSTRAADIQSYVDMLSPEPGPPQGKMEKPKAPPPPPSFPPPPPPPGTQLPPPPPGYPAPKPPAGLQAADIYMQTKNRLRHVETQAFKKELGSRDGRLGLRRQDSSRKPRAFSKQPSTGDYYRQLGRHPGEPSAARLGMAHSEEAALLPGTRVHNGCGADPKGSRELPPPPPPPPPLPEALSSPPPAPPLPFEGAGSGCGQRRSSSSTGKVRVLRHRKSTKSFNMMSPTGDNSELLAEIKAGKSLKPTPQSKGLTTVFSGSGQPASQPDSPLPPPASPAPSRARSPTPPATGSQPLLNGSVAPAPPTTPAPGVQLDVEALIPTHDEQGRPIPEWKRQVMVRKLQLKMQEEEEQRRKEEEEEAWLASMPAWRRDILRKKLEEEREQKRKEEERQKQEEMQREKEQSEKLRTLGYDESKLAPWQRQIILKKGDIAKY; encoded by the exons ATGGCCCTGGAGCAGGCGCTGCAGGCGGCGCGCCAGGGCGACCTGGACGTGCTGAGGTCCCTGCACGCCGCCCGCCTGCTGGCGCCCTCGCAGCGCGACCCGCTGGACGCGCTGCCGGTGCACTACGCGGCCCGCGCGGGCAGGCTGCACTGCCTGCGCTTCCTGGTGGAGGAGGCCGGCCTGCCCGCCGCGGCCCGCGCGCGCAACGGCGCCACGCCGGCCCACGACGCCGCCGCCACCGGCCACCTCTCCTGCCTGCAGTGGCTGCTCTCGCAGGGCGGCTGCAGCGTGTGG GACAAAGACAGTTCTGGTGCCACAGTCCTACACCTGGCTGCCCGCTTCGGCCACCCTGAGGTGGTGAACTGGCTGCTGCGTCACGGCGGTGGGGACCCCACCGCGGCCACAGACACAGGCGCCCTGCCTGTTCACTATGCCGCCGCCAAAGGAGACTTCCCCTCCCTGAGGCTTCTCGTCGGGCGCCACCCTGA GGGAGTGAATGCCCAAACCCAGAACGGTGCCACGCCCCTGTACCTGGCGTGCCAGGAGGGCCACCTGGAGGTGACGCAGTACCTGGTGCAGGAGTGCGGCGCGGACCCGCACCTGAGCGCCCACGACGGCATGACCCCTCTGCACGCCGCGGCGCAGATGGGCCACAGCCCGGTCATCGTGTGGCTG GTGAGCTGCACCGACGTGAGCCTGTCGGAGCAGGACAAGGACGGCGCCACGGCCATGCATTTCGCGGCGAGCCGCGGCCACGCCAAAGTGCTCAGCTGGCTCCTGCTGCACGGCGGCGAGATCTCGGCCGACCTGTGGGGCGGGACCCCGCTGCATGACGCCGCCGAGAACGGGGAGCTGGAG TGCTGTCAGATCCTCGTAGTGAACGGCGCGGAGCTGGACGTCCGCGACCGCGACGGGTACACGGCCGCCGACCTCGCGGACTACAACGGCCACAGCCACTGCACCCGCTACCTGCGCACGGTGGAGAACCTG AGCCTGGAGCACCGCGTGCTGTCCCGGGATCCGTCCGCTGACCTGGAGACCAAGCAGCCTGACTCGGGCATGTCCTCGCCCAACACCACCATGTCGGTGCAGCCGCCGAACTTTGACCTCAGCTCGCCCACCAGCACCCTCTCCAACTACGACTCCTGCTCCTCCAGCCACTCCAGCATCAAGGGCCGGCAACCCCCGCGTG agCTTCCCAGCACAAGAGCTGCAGACATACAGAGTTATGTGGACATGCTGAGCCCAGAGCCGGGCCCGCCCCAGGGCAAGATGGAGAAACCCAAAGCACCGCCGCCACCACCCAGCTTCCctccaccgcccccacccccaggcacccagctgcccccacccccgccaggctACCCAGCTCCCAAGCCCCCTGCAGGGCTCCAAGCAGCTGACATCTACATGCAGACAAAGAACAGACTCCGCCACGTGGAGACCCAGGCCTTCAAGAAGGAG CTGGGCTCCCGCGACGGCCGCCTCGGGCTGCGGAGGCAGGACTCCAGCCGCAAGCCCCGCGCCTTCAGCAAGCAGCCCAGCACGGGGGACTACTACCGCCAGCTGGGCCGCCACCCTGGGGAGCCGTCGGCCGCACGCCTGGGCATGGCGCACAGCGAGGAG GCGGCGCTGCTCCCCGGGACCCGCGTGCACAACGGCTGCGGCGCGGACCCCAAGGGGTCCAGGGAgctgcccccgccgcccccgccgccgccgcccctgcCCGAGGCCCTGAGCTCGCCGCCGCCTGCGCCGCCTCTGCCCTTCGAGGGCGCTGGCTCCGGCTGCGGGCAACGTCGCTCCTCCTCGTCCACTGGCA AAGTGAGAGTCCTGAGACACAGGAAGA GCACCAAGTCTTTCAACATGATGTCCCCGACGGGCGACAACTCGGAGCTGCTGGCTGAGATCAAGGCGGGCAAGAGTCTGAAGCCGACGCCGCAGAGCAAGGGACTGACCACGGTTTTCTCGGGCAGTGGACAGCCGGCATCCCAG CCCGACTCACCGCTGCCGCCGCCGGCGTCGCCGGCACCGTCACGGGCCCGGAGCCCCACCCCGCCGGCCACGGGGTCCCAGCCGCTGCTCAACGGCAGCGTGGCGCCGGCGCCGCCCACCACCCCTGCGCCGGGCGTGCAGCTCGACGTGGAGGCGCTCATCCCCACGCACGACGAGCAGGGCCGGCCCATCCCCGAGTGGAAGCGCCAGGTGATGGTGCGCAAGCTGCAGCTGAagatgcaggaggaggaggagcagaggcgGAAG
- the ESPN gene encoding espin isoform X3, which translates to MALEQALQAARQGDLDVLRSLHAARLLAPSQRDPLDALPVHYAARAGRLHCLRFLVEEAGLPAAARARNGATPAHDAAATGHLSCLQWLLSQGGCSVWDKDSSGATVLHLAARFGHPEVVNWLLRHGGGDPTAATDTGALPVHYAAAKGDFPSLRLLVGRHPEGVNAQTQNGATPLYLACQEGHLEVTQYLVQECGADPHLSAHDGMTPLHAAAQMGHSPVIVWLVSCTDVSLSEQDKDGATAMHFAASRGHAKVLSWLLLHGGEISADLWGGTPLHDAAENGELECCQILVVNGAELDVRDRDGYTAADLADYNGHSHCTRYLRTVENLSLEHRVLSRDPSADLETKQPDSGMSSPNTTMSVQPPNFDLSSPTSTLSNYDSCSSSHSSIKGRQPPRELPSTRAADIQSYVDMLSPEPGPPQGKMEKPKAPPPPPSFPPPPPPPGTQLPPPPPGYPAPKPPAGLQAADIYMQTKNRLRHVETQAFKKELGSRDGRLGLRRQDSSRKPRAFSKQPSTGDYYRQLGRHPGEPSAARLGMAHSEEAALLPGTRVHNGCGADPKGSRELPPPPPPPPPLPEALSSPPPAPPLPFEGAGSGCGQRRSSSSTGSTKSFNMMSPTGDNSELLAEIKAGKSLKPTPQSKGLTTVFSGSGQPASQPDSPLPPPASPAPSRARSPTPPATGSQPLLNGSVAPAPPTTPAPGVQLDVEALIPTHDEQGRPIPEWKRQVMVRKLQLKMQEEEEQRRKEEEEEAWLASMPAWRRDILRKKLEEEREQKRKEEERQKQEEMQREKEQSEKLRTLGYDESKLAPWQRQIILKKGDIAKY; encoded by the exons ATGGCCCTGGAGCAGGCGCTGCAGGCGGCGCGCCAGGGCGACCTGGACGTGCTGAGGTCCCTGCACGCCGCCCGCCTGCTGGCGCCCTCGCAGCGCGACCCGCTGGACGCGCTGCCGGTGCACTACGCGGCCCGCGCGGGCAGGCTGCACTGCCTGCGCTTCCTGGTGGAGGAGGCCGGCCTGCCCGCCGCGGCCCGCGCGCGCAACGGCGCCACGCCGGCCCACGACGCCGCCGCCACCGGCCACCTCTCCTGCCTGCAGTGGCTGCTCTCGCAGGGCGGCTGCAGCGTGTGG GACAAAGACAGTTCTGGTGCCACAGTCCTACACCTGGCTGCCCGCTTCGGCCACCCTGAGGTGGTGAACTGGCTGCTGCGTCACGGCGGTGGGGACCCCACCGCGGCCACAGACACAGGCGCCCTGCCTGTTCACTATGCCGCCGCCAAAGGAGACTTCCCCTCCCTGAGGCTTCTCGTCGGGCGCCACCCTGA GGGAGTGAATGCCCAAACCCAGAACGGTGCCACGCCCCTGTACCTGGCGTGCCAGGAGGGCCACCTGGAGGTGACGCAGTACCTGGTGCAGGAGTGCGGCGCGGACCCGCACCTGAGCGCCCACGACGGCATGACCCCTCTGCACGCCGCGGCGCAGATGGGCCACAGCCCGGTCATCGTGTGGCTG GTGAGCTGCACCGACGTGAGCCTGTCGGAGCAGGACAAGGACGGCGCCACGGCCATGCATTTCGCGGCGAGCCGCGGCCACGCCAAAGTGCTCAGCTGGCTCCTGCTGCACGGCGGCGAGATCTCGGCCGACCTGTGGGGCGGGACCCCGCTGCATGACGCCGCCGAGAACGGGGAGCTGGAG TGCTGTCAGATCCTCGTAGTGAACGGCGCGGAGCTGGACGTCCGCGACCGCGACGGGTACACGGCCGCCGACCTCGCGGACTACAACGGCCACAGCCACTGCACCCGCTACCTGCGCACGGTGGAGAACCTG AGCCTGGAGCACCGCGTGCTGTCCCGGGATCCGTCCGCTGACCTGGAGACCAAGCAGCCTGACTCGGGCATGTCCTCGCCCAACACCACCATGTCGGTGCAGCCGCCGAACTTTGACCTCAGCTCGCCCACCAGCACCCTCTCCAACTACGACTCCTGCTCCTCCAGCCACTCCAGCATCAAGGGCCGGCAACCCCCGCGTG agCTTCCCAGCACAAGAGCTGCAGACATACAGAGTTATGTGGACATGCTGAGCCCAGAGCCGGGCCCGCCCCAGGGCAAGATGGAGAAACCCAAAGCACCGCCGCCACCACCCAGCTTCCctccaccgcccccacccccaggcacccagctgcccccacccccgccaggctACCCAGCTCCCAAGCCCCCTGCAGGGCTCCAAGCAGCTGACATCTACATGCAGACAAAGAACAGACTCCGCCACGTGGAGACCCAGGCCTTCAAGAAGGAG CTGGGCTCCCGCGACGGCCGCCTCGGGCTGCGGAGGCAGGACTCCAGCCGCAAGCCCCGCGCCTTCAGCAAGCAGCCCAGCACGGGGGACTACTACCGCCAGCTGGGCCGCCACCCTGGGGAGCCGTCGGCCGCACGCCTGGGCATGGCGCACAGCGAGGAG GCGGCGCTGCTCCCCGGGACCCGCGTGCACAACGGCTGCGGCGCGGACCCCAAGGGGTCCAGGGAgctgcccccgccgcccccgccgccgccgcccctgcCCGAGGCCCTGAGCTCGCCGCCGCCTGCGCCGCCTCTGCCCTTCGAGGGCGCTGGCTCCGGCTGCGGGCAACGTCGCTCCTCCTCGTCCACTGGCA GCACCAAGTCTTTCAACATGATGTCCCCGACGGGCGACAACTCGGAGCTGCTGGCTGAGATCAAGGCGGGCAAGAGTCTGAAGCCGACGCCGCAGAGCAAGGGACTGACCACGGTTTTCTCGGGCAGTGGACAGCCGGCATCCCAG CCCGACTCACCGCTGCCGCCGCCGGCGTCGCCGGCACCGTCACGGGCCCGGAGCCCCACCCCGCCGGCCACGGGGTCCCAGCCGCTGCTCAACGGCAGCGTGGCGCCGGCGCCGCCCACCACCCCTGCGCCGGGCGTGCAGCTCGACGTGGAGGCGCTCATCCCCACGCACGACGAGCAGGGCCGGCCCATCCCCGAGTGGAAGCGCCAGGTGATGGTGCGCAAGCTGCAGCTGAagatgcaggaggaggaggagcagaggcgGAAG